Proteins encoded in a region of the Sphingomonas jaspsi DSM 18422 genome:
- the hutH gene encoding histidine ammonia-lyase, with product MLILVPSHIDLATLRRLWQGASATLDDAAMDRVRASAASVERIVAGGDTVYGVNTGFGLLANTRIPADRLAELQRNLILSHSCGLGDALPRHVVRLMIMLKLLGLGRGYSGVRPVVIEALQTLVDRDAMPVVPSQGSVGASGDLAPLAHLISALLGEGRIDLAGNVLPARDALAQIGLTPLELGPKEGLALINGTQASTAIALDALFKAERVFGAAIVAGALSVDALKGSLKPFDPRISDVRGQPGQIRVAAAIRQLLEGSPIVDSHHRCGRVQDPYSFRCQPQVMGAALDLLVNAARTLEIEAAAVTDNPIVFEDEDIAISGGNFHAQPVAFAADIIAMALCEVGSLSERRTSVLVDPKMSGLPAFLTDDGGVNSGLMIPQVTAAALTSENKTMAFPASVDSIPTSAGQEDHVSMAPIAARKAGAIARNAAGIIAVELIAAAQGVDYHAPLTTSDRLQALHAKVRALSPHLETDRYWADEMAAIQNAILDGSLAHQAWL from the coding sequence ATGCTGATCCTCGTCCCGTCCCACATCGACCTCGCCACGCTGCGCCGGCTTTGGCAGGGCGCCTCTGCCACGTTGGACGACGCTGCCATGGACCGGGTCCGGGCGTCGGCCGCGTCGGTCGAGCGGATCGTTGCGGGCGGCGACACCGTCTATGGCGTCAACACCGGCTTCGGACTGCTCGCCAACACCCGTATCCCCGCCGACCGGCTGGCAGAACTGCAGCGCAACTTGATCCTCAGCCACAGCTGCGGCCTTGGCGACGCGTTGCCGCGTCACGTCGTCCGCCTGATGATCATGCTCAAATTGCTCGGTCTTGGCCGCGGCTATTCCGGCGTCAGGCCGGTCGTGATCGAAGCCTTGCAGACGCTCGTGGACCGCGACGCAATGCCGGTGGTGCCGAGCCAGGGCAGTGTCGGCGCATCGGGCGACCTTGCGCCGCTGGCCCATCTTATCTCGGCGCTGCTCGGCGAAGGCCGGATCGACCTTGCCGGCAACGTCCTGCCGGCCCGCGACGCACTTGCCCAGATCGGCCTGACGCCGCTTGAACTCGGTCCCAAGGAAGGCCTTGCGCTGATCAACGGCACCCAGGCGTCGACCGCCATCGCGCTCGACGCCCTGTTCAAGGCGGAACGCGTGTTCGGGGCCGCCATCGTCGCTGGCGCCTTGTCGGTCGACGCCCTGAAAGGCAGCCTCAAGCCGTTCGATCCGCGCATCAGCGACGTTCGCGGCCAGCCGGGCCAGATTCGGGTCGCCGCCGCCATCCGCCAACTGCTTGAGGGCTCGCCCATCGTCGACAGCCACCACCGCTGCGGGCGGGTGCAGGACCCCTACAGCTTCCGTTGCCAGCCACAGGTGATGGGCGCCGCGCTGGACCTTCTGGTCAACGCCGCCCGCACGCTGGAGATCGAAGCGGCGGCGGTGACCGATAACCCGATCGTGTTCGAGGACGAGGACATCGCCATCAGCGGCGGCAACTTCCACGCCCAGCCGGTGGCCTTTGCCGCCGACATCATCGCCATGGCGCTGTGCGAGGTGGGCAGCCTTTCGGAACGCCGCACCAGCGTCCTGGTGGATCCCAAGATGAGCGGCCTGCCTGCCTTCCTGACCGATGACGGCGGCGTCAATTCGGGCCTCATGATCCCGCAGGTGACCGCCGCGGCGTTGACCAGCGAGAACAAGACGATGGCCTTCCCGGCCTCGGTCGATTCGATCCCGACCAGCGCCGGCCAGGAAGACCATGTATCGATGGCCCCGATCGCCGCGCGCAAGGCCGGCGCGATCGCAAGGAATGCCGCCGGTATTATCGCCGTCGAACTGATCGCCGCCGCGCAGGGCGTCGACTATCACGCGCCGCTCACCACGTCGGACAGACTGCAGGCACTGCACGCCAAGGTTCGCGCCCTGTCGCCGCACCTCGAAACCGACCGTTATTGGGCGGACGAAATGGCAGCGATCCAGAACGCGATCCTCGACGGGTCGCTAGCGCACCAGGCTTGGCTCTAG